The Mycobacterium avium subsp. avium genomic sequence GACGCAGCCCGCTGACGTATCGAAGGAGGATTCTCAATGCGCGTGCTAGTGGACCGTGATCGCTGTGAGGGCAACGCCTTCTGTGTGAACATCGCCCCCCAGGTGTTCGAGCTCGACGATGACGAATACGCCGTGGTCCTCACCGACCCCGTGCCCGCCGGGCAGGAGGCGCTCGCCGAGCAGGCCGTCGCGGCGTGTCCGCGCGCGGCGCTGTCCCGCGAAGACTAGACGCCCCGCGCGGTTTCGCGTATTGCCCCTTACCGCTTGATCAGCCGCAACCGCCAAGCCTCCGGACCGCGCTGCTCGTAGCGGATTTCGAGTCGCCCCGACGTCCGGTGGTCGAGCTGGCGCAGCAGCGGGATCGGGTCGTGGGGAGCGACCAGCACCAGGGCGCCGCCATCCGGAACCGCGTCGAACGCGCCGAACACGGTCGCGTGCCGGATCGAATGCGGCACGTCGCGGACGTCGAGCACGGGATCGTCGGCATCGGTTTCGCCGCAGCCGCAGTTGTGTGATGGCTCGGCGCCATTGGTGGTATGCGGGTGGCCGAGGAGTTCGTGCATGCCGTGGGTTACCTCCACCAGGGAGACGTCCGGGTCGGCGGCGACGATGGGCAGAATCCGCTCGTTCTCGTCGACCAGGTGCGCGTCGAACAGCACCCGCAGGGCTTGGGCGGAACCGGCCGCGCGCACCGGCGGTTCCGTGCGGATGCCGTCGACGAGGGAGCCGATGATGCGGTGCGCCGCGATCATCGATTCGATCAGGGGCCGCGCGCGCTGGGTGCGGGTCGCGGCCGGGTACAGGCGCTCCTCCTCAGCCGCCGCGTGCGGCAGCAACTCACCGGCCAGGAAGGCAAGGGCGGCAACGCGTGTCGGCTCGAAGTCCGCACCGCGCTCGACCGCCGACACCATCGCATCGGTAAGCACCGCCAGCTGCCCGGCGAGTTGCGCGTGGTGACTGGTGATGGCTTCGACCGCCTCGGCATCGGCAGCTGTGGACGCCACGATCACATCGTTGGCCGGCATTTTCGGTTCCTTTCCGTTGAGCTGACGCTCGCCGAGCGGGTGCGGCTCATTGCGCTAGGTGCATCGCCCAACAATTTACTACAATAAATTCCGTGAAAAAAGAGCCGGTCGTCCTGGGCCCCCGGCCGACGCCGGTGCTGGTGGCGCCCGTGGCGCTGTCCGGGCAGCGGCTGCGGGTGCTCGACTACGTGCGCGCACACTCCCCCGTCCGGGTCACTGACGCCGCCGCGGCTCTTGACCTGCACGCCAACACCGTTCGCGAACATCTCGACGCGGTCGTCGAGCTGGGGCTCGTCGAACGCTCCACCGCCAGGACACCCGGACGCGGACGTCCGGCCACGCTGTACCGGGCATCGGCCGCCGACCCCGCGGTGGCGACGCGTGACTACGCGGGTTTGGCGACCGCGCTGGCCGGACAGCTGGCTCGCACCAGCGCGCACCCGGAGCGCGACGCGCGTGCGGCCGGCGTCGAGTGGGGACGCGAACTCATCGACGAGTGCGGCCGCACCGGCGACGATGCACGGCAGTCCGTGCTCGAGGCGTTGGCCCGCCTCGGCTTCGCGCCCGACGACGAACCCGACGCGCGGCGAGGCATCGCACTGCGCCGGTGTCCCCTGCTGAACGCGGCCCGTCGTTATCCGACGATCGTCTGTCAGGT encodes the following:
- a CDS encoding DUF2249 domain-containing protein; this encodes MPANDVIVASTAADAEAVEAITSHHAQLAGQLAVLTDAMVSAVERGADFEPTRVAALAFLAGELLPHAAAEEERLYPAATRTQRARPLIESMIAAHRIIGSLVDGIRTEPPVRAAGSAQALRVLFDAHLVDENERILPIVAADPDVSLVEVTHGMHELLGHPHTTNGAEPSHNCGCGETDADDPVLDVRDVPHSIRHATVFGAFDAVPDGGALVLVAPHDPIPLLRQLDHRTSGRLEIRYEQRGPEAWRLRLIKR
- a CDS encoding ferredoxin; the protein is MRVLVDRDRCEGNAFCVNIAPQVFELDDDEYAVVLTDPVPAGQEALAEQAVAACPRAALSRED
- a CDS encoding helix-turn-helix transcriptional regulator, with product MKKEPVVLGPRPTPVLVAPVALSGQRLRVLDYVRAHSPVRVTDAAAALDLHANTVREHLDAVVELGLVERSTARTPGRGRPATLYRASAADPAVATRDYAGLATALAGQLARTSAHPERDARAAGVEWGRELIDECGRTGDDARQSVLEALARLGFAPDDEPDARRGIALRRCPLLNAARRYPTIVCQVHLGIVEGMLERLGATDAPGLGLIPFAEPGSCRLFLPDPVVRHDDAAPRPRSG